One genomic segment of Oncorhynchus mykiss isolate Arlee chromosome 10, USDA_OmykA_1.1, whole genome shotgun sequence includes these proteins:
- the LOC110533929 gene encoding histamine H2 receptor-like, which produces MISTALRWLFLVSFIVVTIGGNVLVCLAVGLSRRLRRIANCFVVSLAVTDLLLGLLVLPFSATLELRSGHWPLGGTLCNIYVSLDVMFCTASILTLLAISVDRYLAISAPLCYPRRVTPPRVALAITTIWVTSLAMSFLPIHLGWNTADFRVQNLDWGIWDEVEEGRTCRFEWHNNYVLLDAFGTFYLPLLVMCGMYHCIFQIARKQVRRIRAATPSFAPTASAAATAREHKATVTLAAVLGAFIICWFPYYTFFTCMGIGAETNPPTTAHSVVLWLGYFNSVVNPILYPALNRDFRRAYGELLCCRGPRWRHISTTICVSLRKQVPLSSEHRDTDLTNGHTDTLPKRERASPLRRAMAATLLTRPGKIQYTLDRD; this is translated from the exons ATGATCTCCACGGCACTCCGTTGgctgtttctggtgtccttcaTCGTGGTGACCATCGGCGGGAACGTGCTGGTGTGTTTGGCCGTGGGGCTCAGCCGCCGCCTGCGCCGCATTGCTAACTGCTTTGTTGTGTCACTAGCTGTGACGGATCTGTTGCTGGGCCTGCTGGTGCTGCCCTTCTCTGCCACCCTGGAGCTGCGGAGTGGACACTGGCCCCTGGGGGGCACCCTATGTAACATCTATGTATCTCTGGATGTGATGTTTTGTACGGCCTCCATTCTGACTCTGCTGGCCATCAGTGTGGACCGTTACCTGGCCATCTCAGCCCCACTCTGCTACCCCCGCAGGGTCACCCCTCCCCGAGTAGCCCTGGCCATCACCACCATCTGGGTCACTTCCCTGGCCATGTCCTTCCTCCCCATCCACCTGGGCTGGAACACGGCTGACTTCAGGGTGCAGAACCTGGACTGGGGCATTTGGGACGAGGTGGAGGAGGGACGCACCTGCCGCTTTGAGTGGCATAACAACTACGTGCTCCTAGATGCCTTTGGCACCTTCTACCTCCCACTACTGGTCATGTGCGGGATGTACCACTGCATCTTTCAGATAGCACGCAAACAG GTACGGCGTATCCGAGCTGCCACACCCTCATTCGCCCCCACAGCATCAGCGGCGGCCACAGCGCGGGAGCACAAGGCCACAGTGACTCTAGCAGCAGTCCTGGGGGCCTTCATTATCTGCTGGTTCCCCTATTACACTTTCTTTACCTGCATGGGCATCGGGGCAGAGACTAACCCCCCTACCACTGCCCACTCTGTGGTGCTGTGGCTGGGCTACTTTAACTCCGTTGTCAACCCCATCCTGTACCCGGCCTTGAATAGAGACTTCCGCAGAGCCTATGGGGAGCTGCTGTGCTGCAGGGGGCCGCGGTGGAGACACATATCCACAACTATCTGTGTGTCCTTGCGGAAACAAGTGCCCCTCTCTAGCGAACACAGAGACACTGATCTGACCAATGGCCACACAGACACCCTCCCTAAGAGGGAAAGAGCCTCACCTCTCAGAAGAGCAATGGCAGCAACATTGCTGACCAGACCTGGTAAAATACAATACACACTGGATAGGGACTAG